In Mixophyes fleayi isolate aMixFle1 chromosome 11, aMixFle1.hap1, whole genome shotgun sequence, one DNA window encodes the following:
- the RBM42 gene encoding RNA-binding protein 42 — protein MAGKSGEDKMKEMEAEMALFEQEVLGAPVALPPGDPVPVSVPVPVPLPVPLAISAVPIIRPVIATNTYSQVQQSLDARAAAAASIVPPMMVPPVQFVGPAIPPPRPPMMRPSFIPHALQRSVEPHLPMPRPSFIPHVLQHQRAMGPRHPGMPPPHSMMSHPMHGPPPPLMSHHLPPPPLNMRAGPPPAPMGPMPPPSRPVVQSSPKINPSVIQAAPTVYTAPPVRKVEEEIPEVPAIPDDKEINYEETVIGPSMPEIEPVQPEVVLEPVQEDKKKSKPEKLKRCIRTAAGTSWEDQSLLEWDTDDFRIFCGDLGNEVNDDILARAFSRYPSFLKAKVVRDKRTGKTKGYGFVSFKDPNDYVRAMREMNGKYVGSRPIKLRKSMWKDRNMDVVRKKQREKKKLGLR, from the exons ATGGCGGGGAAGAGCGGGGAGGACAAGATGAAGGAGATGGAGGCGGAGATGGCTCT gtttGAGCAGGAGGTGCTGGGCGCCCCCGTCGCTCTGCCTCCCGGTGatcctgttcctgtttctgttCCAGTTCCCGTTCCCCTTCCTGTGCCATTGGCTATCTCAGCCGTTCCCATCATACGTCCCGTTATAGCCACAAACACCTACAGCCAG GTGCAGCAGAGCCTGGATGCCAGAGCGGCGGCAGCAGCGAGCATTGTGCCCCCTATGATGGTTCCCCCTGTACAGTTTGTTGGGCCAG CAATTCCACCCCCGAGACCCCCGATGATGAGGCCCAGTTTCATCCCCCATGCGTTACAGCGGTCGGTTGAGCCGCACCTTCCCATGCCTAGACCGTCCTTCATCCCTCACGTCCTGCAGCACCAGCGAGCAA TGGGCCCCCGGCACCCTGGTATGCCTCCCCCACATTCTATGATGTCCCATCCGATGCACGGCCCTCCCCCGCCGCTGATGAGCCATCATTTGCCTCCTCCCCCTCTGAACATGCGAGCCGGCCCGCCG CCTGCCCCGATGGGACCTATGCCGCCTCCCTCTCGGCCCGTAGTACAGTCCTCACCAAAAATCAACCCCTCGGTTATACAGGCCGCCCCTACCGTTTATACTGCGCCTCCGGTCAGGAAGGTGGAG GAGGAGATCCCGGAAGTGCCGGCCATACCGGACGACAAGGAGATAAACTATGAGGAAACTGTGATTGGCCCCAGCATGCCAGAAATTGAACCCGTGCAGCCTGAG GTGGTGCTGGAGCCCGTTCAGGAGGATAAGAAGAAGTCTAAGCCCGAGAAGCTGAAGCGATGTATCCGTACGGCGGCCGGGACTTCCTGGGAAGACCAGAGCTTGCTGGAGTGGGACACGG ACGACTTCCGGATATTCTGCGGGGACCTGGGAAACGAGGTGAATGACGATATCCTGGCCCGAGCGTTCAGCCGATATCCCTCTTTCCTGAAAGCCAAGGTGGTCCGGGACAAACGCACAGGCAAAACCAAAGGTTACGGCTTTGTGAGTTTCAAGGACCCCAATGATTACGTTCGCGCCATGAGGGAGATGAACG GTAAATACGTGGGCTCACGGCCCATCAAGCTCAGGAAGAGTATGTGGAAAGATCGCAACATGGACGTGGTGCGCAAGAAGCAGAGGGAGAAGAAGAAGCTCGGCCTCAGATAA